In Paludibacter propionicigenes WB4, the genomic window TCCCAAAACTCAAAGCTCTGACAGAAGAAAACAGTTTACAGAACAAAATCATCTTCAAAGCTAAAATGCCTTTCGAAGAATTACGCCAATATACCATGAATAGTGACTTAGGACTGGCTATTGACAAGGATACCAACCTGAATTATCGTTTTTCTTTGCCTAATAAATTGTTCGACTATATTCACTCCGGCATTCCTGTCCTTTCGTCCGGACTAGTAGAACTTAAGCAGATTATTGACAAATATGATATCGGCTTCTATATACAAAACCACGATCCGAAACATATTGCGACTGTCATTGAAAATGCTTTCAGCGACCAAACAAGATACAATATAGTAAAGCAAAATACAGCAAAAGCCAAAGAAGAACTTTGTTGGGAAAAAGAGGAGAAAGTACTTATATCAGTGATTAATCAACAGTGAACAGTTATCAGTGAAACAAATGATTTCTATTTTAATCCCTACATATAATTATAACATCACCCGTTTGGTGGCAGAGCTTCACCGACAGGCATTGGATACGTATGTGGATTTTGAAATTATAGTTATTGAAGATGGTTCTACGCCATTTCTTGAAGAAAACAAAACGGTAAATAACTTTGAATTTTGCAGACATATTATATTGTCTGAAAATATTGGTCGTTCTGCAGTCCGAAATAAGCTGGCTGATGAGGCTAAATACGAGCATTTGTTATTTCTGGATTGCGATGCAGAAGTTTGCTCGGAACATTTTGTAGAAAAGTATATTTCTTTTTGTAAAGAAAAATGTGTGGTGATAGGCGGAACAGCTTATGAACCGAATGAAAATAATCCGCAATTCAGTCTGCGCCTGGCATACGGCCGCCAGCGTGAAGCCCGCAATGCTACCGAACGGGACAGGAATAACTTTTCAACCTTCAATTTTCTGATTTCAAAATCGATTTTCGATACTGTCCGATTTGACGAGAACATACATGGATACGGACACGAAGACATGGTTTTCGGACATCAGATACACTTACTTGGGTACGACTATATTCAGATAGAGAATCCAATCATCCACAAAGGACTGGATGACAACGACACTTTCCTTATCAAAACGAGAGAAGCAACCCTTAATCTGTATAAACTATACAAAACCGGACGTTATCCGTTTCTGACTGAAGAGTCGAAACTGTTACATAGCTTTGTACGTATTTGTAAGTTGGGCCTGACTCGATTATTTGCTTATAGTTTCGATCAGCTGCAATCTGTTTTGGAGCATAAGCTATGTAGCTCCTCTCCTTCTCTCCGCCTCTACGATTTGTACAAACTACTTTTCTTGTGCAAAACGTCGATAGAAAAATGACAAGTTGTCAGCGAACAGAAAACTTTTCTTGTTATAAACGGTTATTTCTGTCAAAAAGGACACAAACGAGCTTTGGCACAAAATTCGCAAAAGGATTAAACACAGCTCGAAGAAATCGGCTGTACTATTCATAAACTTTATTTTATAATCAACTTATTAAAAGATTAATAAACATGACTATTAAACCATTAGCCGACCGTGTGTTGGTAAAACCTGCACCGGCAGAAGAAAAAACAATCAGTGGAATCATCATTCCCGATTCAGCCAAAGAAAAACCGTTGAAAGGTGAAGTGTTAGCCGTTGGTAACGGAACAAAAGATGAAGAAATGGTCGTTGCCGTTGGCAATACCGTACTGTACGGCAAATATGCCGGAACAGAACTGGAATGGGAAGGTGAGAAATACTTGATTATGAAACAATCGGATATTTTGGCGATAATTTAAGAACCCCTAACCCCTAAAGGGGAATTAAATTAGTACGGTCTCTTACATATTATTAAAAACTTTATAACAAACAACGGTAATCCAGTCCCCCTTTAGGGGTTAGGGGTTATCTTTAAAAAAGGAATATACAATGTCTAAAGAAATTTTATTTAATCTTGATGCTCGCGACCAATTGAAAAAAGGGGTTGACGAGTTGGCTAATGCCGTAAAAGTAACGCTTGGACCAAAGGGTCGTAACGTAATTATCGAGAAAAAATTCGGTGCACCACACATTACCAAAGATGGTGTAACAGTGGCAAAAGAAATTGAACTGGAAGATGCATTTCAGAACCTGGGAGCACAACTTGTAAAAGAAGTGGCTTCGAAAACCGGCGACGATGCAGGTGATGGTACTACCACTGCAACCGTTCTGGCACAGTCTATCGTAAGCGTTGGAATGAAAAACGTGGCTGCCGGTGCAAATCCAATGGATTTGAAACGTGGTATTGACAAAGCTGTTGATGCAGTGGTAAAAAGCATTGCTGCGCAAGCTAAAGTAGTGGGCGAAAACTACGATCAGATTGAGCAGGTGGCTTCTATTTCGGCTAATAATGATGCCGTAATTGGTAAGCTGATTGCTGATGCTATGCGCAAAGTTTCTAAAGACGGTGTAATCACTATCGAAGAAGCAAAAGGTACCGACACCAACATTGATGTGGTAGAAGGTATGCAATTCGACCGTGGATATATTTCGCCATATTTCATTACCAATACAGAAAAAATGGAAGTGGAAATGGATAAACCATACATCCTTATCCACGATAAAAAAATATCGAACCTCAAAGAATTGCTTCCTATCCTGGAACCTGCTGTTCAGTCGGGTCGTCCGTTGTTGATTATTGCCGAAGATGTGGATAGCGATGCGTTGACTACATTGGTAGTGAACCGTCTGCGTGCTCAGTTGAAGATATGTGCTGTGAAAGCTCCGGGCTTTGGCGACCGTCGTAAAGAAATGCTTGAAGACATTGCCGTACTGACTGGTGGTGTTGTTATTTCGGAAGAAAAGGGCATTAAACTGGAACAAGCTACCCTCGAAATGCTTGGAACTGCCGACAAAGTAACCGTAAACAAAGACAATACAGTTATTGTAAACGGTGCAGGTGCAAAAGATTCTATCGCTAACCGTGTGGCTCAAATTAAAGCACAGATTGCTTCTACTACTTCGGACTACGACCGCGAAAAACTACAGGAACGTTTGGCTAAACTGGCTGGTGGTGTTGCTGTACTTTATGTAGGTGCTGCTTCGGAAGTAGAAATGAAAGAGAAAAAAGACCGCGTAGACGATGCACTTTGTGCAACCCGTGCAGCTATCGAAGAAGGTATTGTTCCCGGTGGTGGCGTGGCTTATATCCGTGCTATCGATTCGTTGAGCAACATCAAAGCTGCAAACGATGACGAGCAAACCGGTATCGAAATCATTAAACGTGCTATCGAAGAACCATTGCGTCAGATTGTATTCAACGCAGGTAAAGAAGGTGCAGTAGTAGTTCAGAAAGTGCGCGAAGGCAAAGACGACTTCGGTTATAACGCCCGCACCGATGTGTATGAAAACTTCTATGCAGCAGGTGTGGTTGATCCGGCTAAAGTATGCCGTGTGGCGTTGGAAAATGCTGCTTCTATCGCAGGTATGTTCCTGACTACAGAGTGTGTAATCACCGAAAAGAAAGAAGATAACCCTGCTCCACAAATGCCTATGGGCGGTGGAATGGGTGGAATGATGTAAAATAATTCAGTGATCAGTTATCAGTAAACAGTGATTAATCTTAGATTTTGTTTATTGATAACTGAACACTTTATCACTGATAACTGTTTACTGATAACTGTAAAAGAACTATCTTCCTGCAGGCGCAACCCTGTGGATACTATATATAAGCCAAACCCCTTGTCGCTCGAGAGTGACAAGGGGTTTTTAATTTATTATTAATCCTTTTTTCAACTGTTTACAGGGATTTTCGACCGCTATCAGAGTTGCAACAATATAAACGCTATGAATGAAATTACTTTCTAATTCTTTGATTTATCATCCATAAAACCAAGCGGCAATACTCGGTAAATGTTTCAAATTATGATCAATCTTTAATCCCAAAGTCAAATACTTTTCCACCTGTTCCTGTTGATGTTGTTGAGTTTCCTGCTGACATGAAACAATATTCACCAGGCTCAAGAGAATCCTTTGGAGTTACTTTATATACTCCTGATTTTAGTTTTTCAACATCGAAACGAATTCTCAGCTTATCATCAACTCCCATTGATACTCCAGAATAAGCGTTCACTGAACCTATAACAAATTCCCGATTTTTTTTCTTTACATCCAACTTCACCAATATAAACTCGTTGGGACTAGATGAAGAAGAAAACCAAGAAGATGTTGCATCATTTAAACTTTGCCCTTTTTCAAAGTAAAAATAAAATACCGGTTTGGCCTCAAAAATTTGCAGGCGCGCCATAGAGCCATCCAGAGTTGATTTAAATTTGGTTTTTGCAATTCCGTAGGTAAGCTGCGTCATGATTCCGCTCCCCATTTTTGTCTGCGAACAAACTGTAGGTTCTACTGGTTTCATTTCAGTTTTGCCGTCGTTGACCATTAAGTAATAAAGGCCTGATTCATGAGTTGCATTTGGATCATTTATATCTCCGGTAACATTTTCCTTATTACCAGAGGCATCTACCATAGCACTTGCAATTTCATCCGGAATTTTATCATCTTTCATCTTGATTAAAGTAGCAATCGAAACATCAAAATTTGTCTTAGATGTTTTAATCTTACTAATGATAATCGATGGAGATAATCCTTTCTGACAAAGCGAATATATCGAAGCATTAGTCAATACTTCGTCATTTGTCTGTCCATAAACTGTTACGGTAAACAGTAAAGCTAAAATGCAAAATAGTTTGTTCATAAATGTGTTCTGTTTTTTTTCGCCTACTCTCCAGCTTTTCGGCTTTCGCTCCCAACTCTGTTATGGATTTTCGGGTTGCTCCGTTTGTATCATTAACTATCAAAAGCGCTCAAATGAGCTACATGCAGTTTGATAATTAAGGTCTTTATTTTCTTAAGATTCAAACAATAATCGTGCAACAAATATAAAGTATTTACCTTAAAAACAAACAATGTTGCCAAAATTATTTTTATTTTTTTTTCGTAAAACTGGTAAAATGCAGGATTGGTGGGGATTAATAGGGATTCTTCAACTGATGACAAGGTTTTCAACCACTGTCAGGGTTGCATATCAAATTAAACTCTTACCATGCCCCTATTTCATCCAAAAACAAGACGCCACATTCAGCATTTTCCAATTTATCGGGTGGACAATAATTAGCATTTCGGAGTTGAACCTTCAGGTAACGCACCTCGGTAGGCGTGAATGTAAACACGGGACGTACGATAACTTTATCGGGAGATGTAGGTGGAGTAAAATGTTTCTCAGCCAGCAGACGGTAGTTCACACCATCCGTCGAACCGTACAATTTTATTTCTGGCGAAATTTGCGCACACATAGCCGGAGCATTCAACATTCCCACACTGAAATGCTCAATTTTTAGAGCAGACTGCATATCCACCACCAGCTCAACATCCCTGCCCTTACCAAAACCTACCCACTGAGCATAAACTTTGTCGTTGCCCGGCACACCATCGGTCAATGCTCGTGAATTTCCGCCGTCGTACCATCCGCCTTGTTGGTTTTGCGTATAAGCCAGTCCGGTTAATTTACTCAACTGATAAGATTTTGTAATCGTTCTCCCCCGTTGTTTTCCGCCAATAAATGCCTTAGCTGCAACTTCAGCCGATTCTGACAAGATAAACGGAGCTTTATATACGGTGGTTTTGCCATTAATAATATAATGAATCCGAGCATTGGGACAATCGCACGAAAGCGAGATTTGCAATTTCTTATCGGCTGTAACGGCAGATTGAAACTGGACCTCATAGAAAGACTTCGAAGCTTTGATACCCAACTGTTCATAACGATTAAACTCCGACGGCATACGGTTTCTGAACGATTCCCAATTTCGGGTTGCTTTATCGCTCCATACCACCTCCGCCATGGCCGAAAGACGAGGAAACACCATATATTCAACACTTTCAGCCGTCGGCATATACTCCGTCCACACATTGGCCTGTGCACCCAGCACATGCTTTGCCTCGTCGGCAGTAAGTTCAGTAGGTATCGGTTCATATTCGTATACCATTTTCAGGGGTAAAAAGCCGCCGATAGTGGTTGGCTCGTTCAGCGGTTCGGCCTGGTATTTATCGAAATAACAATATGTTCCGGGAGTCATAATCACATCGTTGCCGGCTTTAGCAGCAGTTATACCACCCTGCGTACCCCGCCAGGACATCACCGTAGCATTAGGATCCAATCCACCATCCAATATCTCATCCCAACCAATCATTTTCCGACCCTTGGAATTTAAAAACCGCTCTATCCGGTGT contains:
- the groL gene encoding chaperonin GroEL (60 kDa chaperone family; promotes refolding of misfolded polypeptides especially under stressful conditions; forms two stacked rings of heptamers to form a barrel-shaped 14mer; ends can be capped by GroES; misfolded proteins enter the barrel where they are refolded when GroES binds); the protein is MSKEILFNLDARDQLKKGVDELANAVKVTLGPKGRNVIIEKKFGAPHITKDGVTVAKEIELEDAFQNLGAQLVKEVASKTGDDAGDGTTTATVLAQSIVSVGMKNVAAGANPMDLKRGIDKAVDAVVKSIAAQAKVVGENYDQIEQVASISANNDAVIGKLIADAMRKVSKDGVITIEEAKGTDTNIDVVEGMQFDRGYISPYFITNTEKMEVEMDKPYILIHDKKISNLKELLPILEPAVQSGRPLLIIAEDVDSDALTTLVVNRLRAQLKICAVKAPGFGDRRKEMLEDIAVLTGGVVISEEKGIKLEQATLEMLGTADKVTVNKDNTVIVNGAGAKDSIANRVAQIKAQIASTTSDYDREKLQERLAKLAGGVAVLYVGAASEVEMKEKKDRVDDALCATRAAIEEGIVPGGGVAYIRAIDSLSNIKAANDDEQTGIEIIKRAIEEPLRQIVFNAGKEGAVVVQKVREGKDDFGYNARTDVYENFYAAGVVDPAKVCRVALENAASIAGMFLTTECVITEKKEDNPAPQMPMGGGMGGMM
- a CDS encoding co-chaperone GroES, with the translated sequence MTIKPLADRVLVKPAPAEEKTISGIIIPDSAKEKPLKGEVLAVGNGTKDEEMVVAVGNTVLYGKYAGTELEWEGEKYLIMKQSDILAII
- a CDS encoding family 20 glycosylhydrolase encodes the protein MIKLSTFFRRRLMGVCVLVGCNSFSLLLAGEYNIIPYPQTLIPQSGSFTFNKRTTVYCPFNKPEVLRLARQFSAHFEVVSGIKLAMADIANANRKTNNAVIFQPEVNLENAEAYRLSISANAISIKASAANGFFYGLHTLYQLLPEAIYGKKLVAGKKWSARAVEIKDSPRFAYRGLHLDVCRHFFPIAFIKKYIDAMAIHKFNTFHWHLTEDQGWRIEIKKYPRLTEVGSKRAETLVGYYYDRLPQAYDGKPYGGFYTQAEAREIVAYAKERFITVIPEIELPGHAQAAIAAYPYLSCKQDSSVKVATKWGVFKEVYCPRDTTFKFLEDVLTEIMAIFPSTYIHIGGDECPKDRWKTCPDCQAMIKNLNLKDENGLQSYFVHRIERFLNSKGRKMIGWDEILDGGLDPNATVMSWRGTQGGITAAKAGNDVIMTPGTYCYFDKYQAEPLNEPTTIGGFLPLKMVYEYEPIPTELTADEAKHVLGAQANVWTEYMPTAESVEYMVFPRLSAMAEVVWSDKATRNWESFRNRMPSEFNRYEQLGIKASKSFYEVQFQSAVTADKKLQISLSCDCPNARIHYIINGKTTVYKAPFILSESAEVAAKAFIGGKQRGRTITKSYQLSKLTGLAYTQNQQGGWYDGGNSRALTDGVPGNDKVYAQWVGFGKGRDVELVVDMQSALKIEHFSVGMLNAPAMCAQISPEIKLYGSTDGVNYRLLAEKHFTPPTSPDKVIVRPVFTFTPTEVRYLKVQLRNANYCPPDKLENAECGVLFLDEIGAW
- a CDS encoding glycosyltransferase family 2 protein, which produces MISILIPTYNYNITRLVAELHRQALDTYVDFEIIVIEDGSTPFLEENKTVNNFEFCRHIILSENIGRSAVRNKLADEAKYEHLLFLDCDAEVCSEHFVEKYISFCKEKCVVIGGTAYEPNENNPQFSLRLAYGRQREARNATERDRNNFSTFNFLISKSIFDTVRFDENIHGYGHEDMVFGHQIHLLGYDYIQIENPIIHKGLDDNDTFLIKTREATLNLYKLYKTGRYPFLTEESKLLHSFVRICKLGLTRLFAYSFDQLQSVLEHKLCSSSPSLRLYDLYKLLFLCKTSIEK